A section of the Babylonia areolata isolate BAREFJ2019XMU chromosome 1, ASM4173473v1, whole genome shotgun sequence genome encodes:
- the LOC143290493 gene encoding patched domain-containing protein 3-like, which translates to MAILDVFFEPVTRVITSVFRCYGEFVGKHPLPFIIFPIIVFGGMGAGLVKLEHESDLEKVYFPKHSRAMDDRQYVRDTFPDLDKVSFNSFSQSDKEKAVNLFFRTIGGQSIFYSKVQSEVKEIFGGVMSLSSSGKTYSDICAKLNGTCVVDGQYVFSPRFNQAVAHKVVTYPVWNKIILFTAISGVTLDEGKLVSATVLKLSFKLAEDATDWKKKFLEYAESLDPTTVEVAYESPESLSDELDKSTKGDIVFFSLTMTVCCTYASLVTSGGNPVSTRSMLAFGGILAAGLGIVGSMGLLSACGVKFVNIVGVIPFLIIGIGVDDMFLMMSSWSEHLPSDPTEQNADHIPLIMSRTMASAGIGITITSITDFLAFVIGTVSVFMSVTNFSLYAGVGVLFCYLSNVTLFCGCLVFHGRRVYASRHTLTCQVSKPREQLRQEGKSFFNALLCGGSPPTKERDDESPCEKFPSKILPLLFKNNIVSIIIIVLFLGYLAVSIYGTINLQQGLILKDLVLDTSYYHKFLILKDRYFPTRIPVGLYVKEMDDYIGNNGDLYLSLLQQVKDDDGMDPSIERCWFTSFRATQLFNSSTPETFIQSVQMFLTKKPEFKSDVVVDSHNSTIIASRCFVFSKANSDQYDNAELMARMRDLADDSPLPVFAYHWAFVAFEQFVAVLPATLQLVGCALGVMTVVTFVFLPHVLMVLLVVLTIIMILVGIFGFLYYWDLTLSSITMIHLVMSVGFSVDFSAHVCTAYLLSHAVRRQDRARDAIRHAAGPILNGATSTMLGVLFLLASSSFIFQSFFKVMFLVILFGLLHAVFFLPAVLSLIGPENREQNTEPQTGGSVESSAVEKYTVETEKAGDLITTFISTTTRSVASLCIFPAQDRHLASLPACPPAPTPPPSTLSLAQAGRALLLGARAELPFVPLSDPRLGNQS; encoded by the coding sequence ATGGCGATCCTCGACGTTTTTTTTGAACCGGTGACAAGAGTGATAACTAGCGTATTCAGATGTTATGGGGAGTTTGTTGGCAAACACCCTCTTCCTTTCATTATATTTCCAATTATCGTCTTCGGTGGTATGGGAGCAGGTCTGGTGAAATTGGAACATGAAAGCGACCTGGAGAAGGTTTACTTCCCCAAGCACAGCCGTGCCATGGACGATCGTCAGTACGTTAGGGACACTTTTCCTGACTTGGATAAGGTCTCCTTCAATTCCTTTTCTCAGAGCGACAAAGAGAAAGCCGTGAATCTCTTCTTCAGAACCATCGGAGGACAGAGCATTTTTTACTCCAAAGTCCAGTCCGAAGTGAAAGAGATTTTTGGAGGAGTCATGTCCCTCAGCAGCTCTGGCAAGACATACAGTGACATATGTGCTAAACTGAATGGCACTTGTGTCGTTGATGGACAGTACGTCTTTAGTCCACGTTTCAATCAAGCTGTAGCTCACAAGGTAGTCACGTACCCAGTCTGGAATAAGATTATTCTGTTTACCGCAATATCTGGTGTGACTCTAGACGAGGGAAAACTGGTCTCTGCCACAGTTCTCAAACTCTCCTTCAAGCTGGCAGAGGATGCCACTGACTGGAAGAAGAAGTTTCTTGAATACGCTGAAAGCCTTGACCCGACCACTGTTGAAGTAGCTTACGAGAGTCCAGAGTCCCTCAGTGATGAACTGGACAAAAGCACCAAAGGGGACATCGTTTTCTTCTCACTGACCATGACCGTGTGCTGTACCTATGCTTCCCTGGTCACTTCGGGGGGCAATCCAGTGTCCACTCGGAGCATGCTGGCCTTTGGCGGCATCCTGGCTGCAGGTCTGGGCATTGTGGGATCCATGGGTCTGCTCAGTGCCTGTGGAGTCAAGTTCGTCAACATCGTCGGCGTCATCCCTTTTCTGATTATTGGCATTGGTGTGGACGATATGTTTCTGATGATGTCCTCATGGAGTGAGCATCTTCCCAGCGATCCCACTGAGCAGAATGCGGATCACATTCCTCTGATTATGTCCAGAACCATGGCTAGTGCTGGCATTGGCATCACAATCACCTCTATTACCGACTTCTTGGCTTTTGTCATTGGCACCGTGTCCGTTTTCATGAGTGTCACTAACTTCTCTCTGTATGCTGGTGTTGGGGTTCTGTTCTGTTACCTGTCAAACGTGACTCTCTTCTGTGGCTGCCTGGTCTTCCATGGTCGTCGGGTGTATGCCTCGCGCCATACTCTCACTTGCCAAGTCTCCAAACCACGAGAGCAACTCCGGCAAGAGGGGAAATCATTTTTCAATGCTTTACTCTGTGGTGGCTCGCCACCGACGAAAGAACGGGATGACGAAAGTCCGTGCGAAAAATTCCCCAGCAAAATTCTACCTCTCTTGTTCAAAAACAAtattgtcagcatcatcatcattgtcctcttCTTGGGATATTTGGCCGTTTCTATCTATGGAACCATAAATCTGCAACAAGGTTTGATCCTCAAGGACCTGGTATTAGACACCTCCTACTATCACAAGTTCCTGATCCTGAAAGATAGATACTTTCCTACAAGAATACCTGTTGGTTTATACGTAAAAGAAATGGATGATTACATTGGAAACAATGGGGATTTGTACCTAAGCTTGCTACAACAAGTCAAAGATGATGACGGTATGGACCCGAGTATTGAGAGATGCTGGTTTACGAGCTTTAGAGCCACACAACTGTTTAACTCAAGCACCCCAGAGACATTCATCCAAAGTGTGCAGATGTTTTTGACCAAGAAGCCTGAATTCAAATCCGACGTTGTGGTGGACAGTCACAATAGTACAATCATTGCTTCACGCTGTTTCGTGTTCTCTAAAGCTAACAGTGATCAGTATGATAATGCAGAACTGATGGCCAGAATGCGTGATCTGGCTGATGACTCTCCCTTGCCAGTCTTTGCCTATCACTGGGCTTTCGTGGCCTTTGAACAGTTCGTTGCTGTGCTGCCCGCTACCCTGCAGCTTGTTGGGTGTGCTCTGGGGGTCATGACCGTGGTGACTTTCGTCTTCCTGCCACACGTCCTGATGGTTCTGCTGGTGGtactcaccatcatcatgatcttggTGGGCATCTTTGGCTTCCTATACTACTGGGACCTGACCTTGTCCTCTATCACCATGATCCACCTGGTTATGAGTGTCGGCTTCTCTGTGGACTTCTCGGCCCACGTGTGTACTGCTTACCTCCTGTCCCACGCTGTCCGTCGCCAGGACCGAGCCCGTGACGCCATCCGCCATGCTGCCGGCCCCATCCTGAACGGGGCCACCTCCACCATGCTGGGGGTGCTGTTCCTACTGGCgtcttcctccttcatcttccaGTCCTTCTTCAAAGTCATGTTCCTTGTTATCCTCTTTGGTCTGCTCCATGCTGTCTTCTTTCTCCCTGCTGTCCTGTCACTGATCGGACCAGAAAACAGAGAACAaaacactgaaccacagacagggGGCTCTGTGGAAAGTAGCGCCGTAGAAAAGTACACAGTGGAAA